One genomic region from Skermania piniformis encodes:
- a CDS encoding homoserine dehydrogenase: protein MANSSFGTNRPIGVAVLGLGNVGSEVVRILLEHADELHARVGAPVVLRGVAVRRTGVERGIAADLLTTDAAALVVRDDVDIVVEVIGGIEPPRALILSALNAGKSVVTANKALLADYTGELAEAAERNRADLYFEASVAGAIPVIRPLMQSLAGDRVNRVVGIVNGTTNFILSAMEETDADYQVALSQAQQLGYAEADPTADVEGYDAAAKAAILASLAFHTRVTAADVYREGITGVSAEDFETAAAFDCTVKLLAMCERLVDPASGNERISVRVYPALIPRKHPLAAVSGAFNAVVVEAEAAGRLMFYGQGAGGAPTASAVLGDLVMAARNKVYEGRGPGESAYAQLPIAPIGDTLVRYHMNLQVDDRPGVLAGVANEFAKRDVSISAVRQEGTGKRARLVVVTHRAPESALADTVQALNEQGFDVIVRSVLRLEGTEE from the coding sequence ATGGCCAACAGTAGTTTCGGTACCAACCGGCCGATCGGCGTGGCGGTTCTCGGCCTGGGCAATGTCGGATCCGAGGTGGTGCGGATCCTGCTCGAGCATGCCGACGAGCTGCACGCTCGGGTCGGTGCGCCGGTGGTGCTGCGTGGTGTGGCGGTGCGCCGGACCGGTGTGGAGCGGGGTATTGCAGCCGATCTGCTGACCACCGATGCGGCCGCCCTGGTGGTTCGGGACGACGTGGACATCGTGGTGGAGGTCATCGGCGGGATCGAGCCGCCGCGCGCCCTGATTCTGTCCGCGCTGAACGCCGGTAAGTCGGTGGTGACCGCAAACAAGGCGCTGCTCGCCGACTACACCGGCGAGCTGGCCGAAGCGGCCGAACGCAACCGCGCCGACCTGTATTTCGAAGCATCTGTGGCCGGCGCGATCCCGGTGATCCGGCCGCTGATGCAGAGCCTCGCCGGCGACCGGGTGAACCGGGTGGTCGGGATCGTCAACGGCACCACCAACTTCATCCTCTCGGCGATGGAGGAGACCGACGCCGACTACCAGGTTGCGTTGTCGCAGGCGCAGCAGCTCGGTTACGCCGAGGCCGACCCAACCGCCGACGTGGAGGGCTACGACGCGGCGGCGAAGGCGGCGATCTTGGCCTCGCTGGCGTTCCATACCCGGGTGACCGCCGCCGACGTCTATCGGGAGGGCATCACGGGGGTCAGCGCAGAGGATTTCGAGACCGCAGCCGCGTTCGACTGCACGGTGAAGTTGCTCGCCATGTGTGAGCGCCTGGTCGATCCCGCGAGTGGCAACGAGCGCATCTCGGTGCGGGTCTATCCGGCGCTGATTCCGCGTAAGCACCCGTTGGCGGCGGTGAGCGGAGCGTTCAACGCGGTCGTCGTCGAGGCCGAGGCGGCCGGCCGGCTGATGTTCTACGGGCAGGGTGCCGGCGGTGCGCCCACCGCGTCGGCAGTGCTCGGTGACCTGGTGATGGCTGCGCGGAACAAGGTTTACGAGGGGCGCGGGCCGGGTGAGTCGGCCTATGCACAGTTGCCGATTGCGCCGATCGGCGACACGCTGGTCCGTTATCACATGAACCTGCAGGTCGACGATCGTCCGGGGGTATTGGCCGGGGTGGCCAACGAGTTCGCCAAGCGGGATGTCAGCATCTCTGCGGTACGGCAGGAAGGGACCGGCAAGCGGGCCCGGCTGGTGGTGGTCACCCATCGGGCACCCGAATCGGCACTGGCGGACACCGTGCAAGCGCTGAACGAGCAGGGCTTCGACGTCATCGTGCGAAGTGTGCTCCGACTGGAAGGTACCGAGGAATAG
- the thrC gene encoding threonine synthase, with protein MASGTTQVGWPGLIAAYRDRLAVGPDWTPVTLFEGGTPLIPARHLGELTGCEVYLKVEGLNPTGSFKDRGMTMAITDSLARGQRAVLCASTGNTSASAAAYATRAGMTCAVLIPQGKIAMGKLAQAVMHGARIIQITGNFDDCLELARKTTAQYPEVGLVNSVNPARIEGQKTAAFEICDVLGRAPDVHALPVGNAGNITAYWRGYSEYFADGLTGGRPRMLGVQAAGAAPLVHGAPVSDPETIATAIRIGAPASWNGAVAAKEESGGAFRAATDAEILAAYRLIAGTEGVFVEPASAASVAGMLAACTEGWIEPGSTVVCTVTGNGLKDPDTALSGMPEVEPLPVDPVAVAGALGLD; from the coding sequence GTGGCTTCGGGAACGACGCAGGTCGGCTGGCCCGGGCTGATCGCGGCATATCGGGATCGACTGGCCGTCGGCCCAGATTGGACGCCGGTGACCCTGTTCGAGGGTGGGACGCCGCTGATTCCGGCCCGTCACCTCGGTGAGCTCACCGGGTGCGAGGTGTATCTCAAGGTCGAGGGCCTCAATCCGACCGGTTCGTTCAAGGACCGGGGGATGACGATGGCGATCACCGACTCGCTTGCCCGCGGACAGCGCGCGGTGCTCTGCGCCTCCACCGGTAACACCTCGGCGTCGGCGGCGGCGTACGCGACGCGTGCCGGGATGACCTGTGCGGTATTGATTCCGCAGGGCAAGATCGCGATGGGCAAGTTGGCGCAAGCCGTGATGCACGGTGCGCGGATCATCCAGATCACCGGAAACTTCGACGATTGCCTGGAGCTGGCCCGCAAGACCACTGCGCAGTATCCCGAGGTGGGTCTGGTGAATTCGGTGAATCCGGCCCGGATCGAGGGACAGAAGACGGCGGCGTTCGAGATCTGCGATGTGCTCGGCCGGGCGCCCGACGTGCACGCATTACCAGTTGGCAACGCGGGCAACATCACCGCGTACTGGCGCGGTTACAGCGAATACTTCGCCGACGGGCTCACCGGCGGTCGGCCGCGGATGCTCGGGGTTCAGGCGGCCGGTGCGGCCCCGCTGGTTCACGGTGCGCCGGTGTCGGATCCGGAGACGATCGCGACCGCGATCCGGATCGGTGCGCCGGCATCCTGGAACGGCGCAGTCGCGGCCAAGGAGGAGTCCGGCGGGGCGTTTCGCGCGGCCACCGACGCGGAGATCCTCGCCGCGTACCGGCTGATCGCCGGTACCGAGGGAGTGTTCGTCGAGCCCGCCTCGGCGGCAAGTGTGGCCGGAATGCTCGCCGCGTGTACCGAGGGCTGGATCGAGCCCGGATCGACGGTGGTCTGCACCGTCACCGGAAACGGGCTCAAGGATCCGGACACGGCGTTGTCCGGGATGCCGGAGGTCGAGCCGTTGCCGGTCGATCCGGTGGCGGTTGCCGGTGCGCTCGGCCTCGATTGA
- the thrB gene encoding homoserine kinase, which produces MTRTLPVGTTVTARVPASSANLGAGFDTFGIALGLYDEITVTVTSAGLTVRVVGEGAGEVPLGDGHLVVRAVQRGLRAAGVAVDGLDVLCRNCIPHSRGLGSSASAAVGGLVAASGLAAKLDPGSALTTDRLIQLAGEFEGHPDNSSASILGGVVVSWTEPDPDRGGPRYRAVRLDPHPALRATALVPPHRSSTSHTRMLLPDLVPHADAVFNVSRAALAVVAVTHRPDLLIPATEDRLHQPQRAAAIPVTTEWVGRLRAAGIAATVSGAGPAVLALTLDELPTYLREQAQAAGLQVLDLPLCGGVTVE; this is translated from the coding sequence ATGACGCGGACCCTCCCGGTCGGCACCACCGTGACCGCCCGGGTGCCCGCGTCGAGCGCGAACCTGGGTGCAGGTTTCGACACCTTCGGGATTGCGTTGGGGCTGTACGACGAGATCACGGTCACGGTGACGTCCGCCGGCCTGACGGTGCGGGTCGTCGGCGAGGGCGCGGGCGAAGTCCCGCTCGGCGACGGGCATCTTGTGGTGCGCGCGGTGCAGCGCGGTCTGCGTGCCGCCGGCGTTGCCGTAGACGGCCTGGACGTATTGTGCCGCAACTGTATTCCGCATTCTCGGGGACTGGGATCGTCCGCGTCGGCGGCGGTCGGCGGGCTCGTCGCCGCCAGCGGGCTGGCCGCCAAGCTCGATCCGGGGTCGGCGCTGACGACGGATCGGCTGATCCAGCTGGCAGGTGAGTTCGAGGGTCACCCCGACAACTCGTCGGCGAGTATCCTCGGCGGCGTCGTGGTGTCGTGGACCGAGCCTGACCCGGACCGGGGCGGACCTCGATACCGAGCGGTCCGACTGGACCCGCATCCGGCGTTGCGCGCGACCGCGCTGGTGCCGCCGCATCGATCGTCCACGTCGCACACCCGCATGTTGTTGCCCGACCTGGTACCGCACGCGGACGCGGTGTTCAACGTCAGCCGTGCGGCGTTGGCGGTGGTCGCGGTCACCCACCGTCCGGATCTGTTGATCCCGGCGACCGAGGACCGGCTGCATCAGCCGCAGCGCGCGGCCGCGATCCCGGTCACCACCGAGTGGGTGGGTCGGCTCCGCGCGGCAGGCATCGCGGCGACCGTGTCCGGTGCCGGTCCGGCGGTGCTGGCGTTGACGCTCGACGAGCTGCCGACCTACTTACGCGAGCAGGCACAGGCAGCCGGATTGCAGGTGCTCGACCTCCCGTTGTGTGGTGGGGTCACCGTCGAGTAA
- the rho gene encoding transcription termination factor Rho gives MTDTDLLVTPAGSAESGAVDTASPVNTASAAAEEQRAAGRKPESATSAPALAGDLAGMLLPQLRVIATELGIRGTSGMRKGALITAITQNRAGTKAPAAPAAEPAPAVESAPEPASEAVPVSDAESKAAPAPESKAAPAPESNVSAAPADQLALDEAPPRTERAPRRAERDGGSARQARRSAETPAGAESAESADNEPATDGQAGGRRRERNQNSAANQAGAAGPAGGQGNNATSGNGGGNRNSNRNNAERGNNAERGNSAERGNNAERNSDDDDEGGRGRRGRRFRERRRGRDRGGELVGSTAEPEIRDDDVLQPVAGILDVLDNYAFVRTSGYLAGPNDVYVSMNLVRKNGLRRGDAITGAVRAPREKEQGNQRQKFDPLVRLDTVNGGDVEAAKRRPDFGKLTPLYPNQRLRLETTQNKLTTRVIDLIMPIGKGQRALIVSPPKAGKTTILQDIANAIATNNPECYLMVVLVDERPEEVTDMQRSVRGEVIASTFDRPPSDHTSVAELAIERAKRLVEMGKDVVVLLDSITRLGRAYNNSSPASGRILSGGVDSTALYPPKRFLGAARNIENGGSLTIIATAMVETGSTGDTVIFEEFKGTGNAELKLDRKISERRVFPAVDVNPSSTRHDELLMSPDEMAVVHKLRRVLAGLDSHQAIDLLIDRLKKSRNNIEFLMQVSKNAPGGADD, from the coding sequence GTGACCGATACGGACCTACTCGTGACTCCGGCAGGTTCCGCCGAATCCGGCGCCGTGGACACTGCGAGCCCCGTGAACACCGCGAGCGCCGCGGCCGAGGAGCAGCGGGCAGCCGGGCGCAAACCCGAGTCGGCAACGTCCGCGCCTGCGCTCGCCGGCGATCTCGCCGGAATGCTGCTGCCGCAACTCCGTGTCATCGCGACCGAACTGGGCATCCGGGGCACGTCGGGTATGCGCAAGGGCGCGCTGATCACCGCGATCACGCAGAACCGTGCGGGTACCAAGGCTCCCGCCGCACCAGCAGCGGAGCCTGCGCCCGCGGTCGAGTCCGCGCCGGAGCCTGCGTCGGAGGCGGTGCCGGTATCCGACGCGGAGTCGAAGGCGGCGCCTGCGCCGGAGTCGAAGGCGGCGCCTGCGCCGGAGTCGAACGTTTCGGCCGCCCCGGCCGACCAGCTTGCGCTCGACGAGGCCCCGCCCCGGACGGAGCGGGCACCTCGGCGAGCCGAACGGGATGGCGGCAGCGCTCGGCAGGCGCGCCGCTCGGCCGAGACCCCGGCAGGCGCCGAGTCGGCGGAGTCGGCGGACAACGAACCAGCGACCGACGGCCAGGCCGGCGGGCGGCGGCGCGAGCGCAACCAGAACAGCGCAGCTAATCAAGCTGGGGCCGCCGGTCCGGCCGGTGGTCAGGGCAACAACGCGACCTCCGGTAACGGGGGCGGGAACCGGAACAGCAACCGCAACAACGCCGAGCGCGGGAACAATGCCGAGCGCGGCAATAGTGCCGAGCGCGGGAACAATGCCGAGCGCAACTCCGACGACGACGACGAAGGGGGGCGGGGCCGGCGGGGCCGTCGGTTCCGCGAGCGTCGGCGCGGGCGTGACCGCGGTGGAGAGCTGGTCGGATCCACCGCAGAGCCGGAGATCCGCGACGACGACGTTCTGCAGCCGGTGGCCGGAATTCTCGATGTGCTGGACAATTACGCGTTCGTTCGTACGTCGGGCTATCTGGCCGGGCCGAACGATGTCTATGTCTCGATGAACCTGGTCCGCAAGAACGGGTTGCGTCGTGGCGATGCGATCACCGGCGCGGTCCGGGCGCCGCGGGAGAAGGAACAGGGCAACCAGCGGCAGAAGTTCGATCCGCTGGTCCGGCTCGACACGGTGAACGGTGGTGACGTCGAGGCCGCCAAGCGACGCCCCGATTTCGGCAAGCTCACCCCGCTCTACCCGAACCAGCGGCTGCGTCTGGAGACCACGCAGAACAAGCTGACCACTCGGGTGATCGACCTGATCATGCCGATCGGCAAGGGCCAGCGGGCGCTGATCGTTTCACCGCCGAAGGCGGGTAAGACGACGATCCTGCAGGACATCGCGAACGCGATCGCCACGAACAACCCGGAGTGCTACCTGATGGTGGTGCTGGTGGACGAACGTCCCGAAGAGGTCACCGACATGCAGCGCTCCGTGCGCGGTGAAGTGATCGCCTCCACCTTCGACCGACCGCCGTCCGATCACACCTCGGTTGCCGAGTTGGCGATCGAGCGGGCCAAGCGACTGGTCGAGATGGGCAAGGACGTGGTGGTTCTGCTGGACTCGATCACCCGGCTGGGTCGGGCATACAACAATTCGTCGCCGGCGTCCGGACGGATTTTGTCCGGTGGTGTCGACTCGACCGCGCTGTATCCGCCCAAACGGTTCCTCGGCGCCGCTCGCAACATCGAGAACGGTGGCTCGCTGACCATCATCGCCACCGCGATGGTGGAGACCGGGTCCACCGGCGACACCGTGATCTTCGAAGAGTTCAAGGGGACCGGCAACGCCGAGCTCAAGCTCGATCGCAAGATCTCCGAACGGCGGGTGTTCCCGGCGGTGGATGTCAATCCGTCCAGCACCCGGCACGACGAACTGCTCATGTCGCCGGATGAGATGGCGGTGGTGCACAAACTGCGCCGGGTGCTCGCCGGACTGGATTCGCATCAGGCGATCGATTTGTTGATCGACCGGCTGAAGAAGAGTCGCAACAACATCGAGTTCTTGATGCAGGTATCGAAGAACGCACCCGGCGGCGCCGACGACTGA
- the rpmE gene encoding 50S ribosomal protein L31 translates to MKAGIHPEYVPTTVVCGCGNTFETRSTKTSGRITVEVCSQCHPFYTGKQKILDTGGRVARFEARYGKRAAKKSDAK, encoded by the coding sequence ATGAAGGCAGGAATCCATCCCGAATACGTGCCGACCACGGTCGTGTGCGGGTGCGGCAACACGTTCGAGACGCGGAGCACGAAGACCTCCGGACGAATCACCGTCGAGGTCTGTTCGCAGTGCCATCCGTTCTACACCGGCAAGCAGAAGATCTTGGATACCGGCGGCCGGGTCGCCCGCTTCGAGGCCCGATACGGCAAGCGTGCGGCGAAGAAGTCCGACGCCAAGTAG